In Anaerolineales bacterium, a single window of DNA contains:
- a CDS encoding ABC transporter permease, with product MRGLKELTWINLKLNIREPVGAFFTLAFPPLMVVLFGAMYGNDPSPMLGGYGSMDVSMSGYTAVILSTVGLMNIPITIGAYREFGVLRRYQASAMRPRVFISADVIANILMTILGLVLLVLFGWLLYDVRFEGNVLSYVLGVIWCGLAIFAFGYLIASLAPGARTAQVIGMVLFFPMMFLSGATIPMEILPESIQNISNYLPLTYVVNLLRGLWFGEAWGDHILAVTILAGILIVSTAFAARLFRWE from the coding sequence ATGCGTGGTTTAAAGGAACTCACCTGGATCAATCTGAAGTTGAACATTCGTGAACCCGTCGGCGCATTTTTCACGCTGGCGTTCCCCCCTTTGATGGTGGTGCTCTTCGGTGCGATGTACGGAAACGATCCCTCACCGATGCTGGGTGGTTATGGCTCGATGGACGTGAGTATGTCCGGATACACGGCCGTGATTCTCAGTACGGTCGGCTTGATGAACATCCCCATCACGATCGGCGCTTATCGTGAATTTGGCGTACTGCGCCGTTATCAAGCATCGGCAATGCGTCCGCGCGTGTTCATTTCGGCCGACGTGATCGCCAACATACTGATGACGATCCTGGGATTGGTTCTGCTCGTCCTGTTCGGGTGGTTGTTGTACGATGTGCGCTTCGAGGGCAACGTACTCAGTTACGTACTTGGTGTCATCTGGTGCGGATTGGCGATATTTGCCTTCGGCTACTTGATTGCCAGCCTGGCGCCGGGTGCGCGGACTGCGCAGGTGATCGGTATGGTGCTCTTCTTCCCGATGATGTTTCTGTCCGGCGCGACGATTCCGATGGAGATATTGCCCGAATCCATTCAAAACATCTCCAATTATCTGCCGCTTACGTACGTGGTCAATTTGCTGCGCGGCTTGTGGTTTGGGGAAGCCTGGGGGGATCACATTTTGGCTGTCACGATCCTGGCAGGAATTCTCATCGTGAGTACAGCATTCGCGGCGCGATTATTTCGCTGGGAGTAA
- a CDS encoding prenyltransferase encodes MSLLANWKEVLDTANLSSDKEMDVISKWMIITRAAVFSMTATSGLIGGLLAAAGSDHPNWLNFALALIGLVLAHAANNMINDFFDLEEGVDTEEYARAQYAPHPILSGMISKRGLMLAITAVMFIDALIMLYFVYTVGALVLVFALSGLFISVFYVAPPIRLKHIGLGELGVFLVWGPLMIGGTYYVTAGVLPPAGVWLACVPYALVVTTVLIGKHIDKIEADRAKGIHTLPVAIGECPGLWLNMVLMAAFYPIVVLLVLTGTLGIWVLLVVLALPRLVRVLKIYTAPRPQEPPENYPVWPLWYVSAAFFHNKLAGGLFVLGLIMNLILPVSL; translated from the coding sequence ATGTCCCTTTTGGCGAATTGGAAAGAGGTGCTCGACACAGCCAATCTGTCTTCCGACAAGGAAATGGACGTGATCAGCAAATGGATGATCATCACCCGGGCGGCTGTTTTCTCGATGACCGCCACATCGGGTTTGATCGGTGGCTTGCTGGCCGCTGCGGGATCGGATCATCCGAATTGGTTGAACTTTGCTTTGGCGCTGATCGGCCTGGTGCTCGCTCACGCAGCCAACAACATGATCAACGACTTCTTCGATCTCGAGGAGGGCGTCGACACGGAGGAGTATGCCCGTGCGCAGTACGCTCCTCATCCGATCCTGAGCGGCATGATTTCCAAGCGCGGCCTCATGCTTGCCATAACGGCCGTCATGTTTATTGATGCACTCATCATGCTGTATTTCGTCTACACCGTAGGAGCGTTGGTTTTGGTTTTCGCGCTGTCCGGATTGTTCATCAGCGTGTTTTACGTTGCGCCCCCGATTCGTTTGAAGCACATCGGCTTGGGAGAATTGGGAGTCTTCCTGGTGTGGGGTCCGTTGATGATCGGCGGTACGTACTATGTGACGGCTGGTGTGCTGCCGCCGGCCGGCGTTTGGCTGGCATGTGTACCTTATGCCCTGGTGGTTACCACGGTGTTGATCGGCAAGCACATCGACAAGATCGAGGCCGATCGAGCGAAAGGCATCCACACGCTGCCCGTGGCAATCGGAGAATGCCCTGGCCTGTGGCTTAATATGGTGTTGATGGCCGCTTTCTATCCCATCGTCGTATTGCTCGTACTCACGGGCACCTTGGGTATCTGGGTTCTGCTGGTCGTTCTGGCTCTTCCACGCCTCGTACGCGTGCTCAAAATTTATACCGCGCCTCGCCCACAAGAACCCCCGGAAAATTATCCGGTATGGCCTTTGTGGTATGTATCCGCTGCGTTCTTCCACAACAAGTTGGCTGGCGGGTTGTTTGTTTTGGGGTTGATCATGAACCTGATCCTCCCCGTATCTTTGTAG
- a CDS encoding dihydroorotate dehydrogenase-like protein, with the protein MADIKTTYLGIDLETPILVAACSISSFIDRIKEAEQAGAGALVIRSLFEEQILFESLRLEEELSFGSEFYPEALSYFPHIEHGEASEHLMWVEKTRAEVKMPLIASLNAISSGTWTKYAKQLEDTGVDALELNVYSVVTNTDKSAADVEKSLYEIVEAVLSEVKIPVSVKLSPYYTSTANVAAQLAKRGVKGLVLFNRFLQPDIDTQKEELTNEMIFSNPQEMKLPLRWVAILYEQIKADLALNTGVHSGLDTAKAILAGASVVQSASALLENGIPYLSTMLRELEGWMDEHGYNKLSDFRGKLSQSEVEDPFAFERAQYVKLLMSQK; encoded by the coding sequence ATGGCCGACATAAAAACAACTTACTTGGGAATCGATCTCGAGACGCCGATCCTGGTCGCGGCGTGTTCTATCTCCAGTTTCATCGATCGCATCAAAGAAGCCGAGCAAGCCGGCGCCGGCGCGTTGGTGATCCGGTCGCTCTTCGAAGAACAAATCCTGTTTGAAAGTCTACGCCTGGAAGAAGAATTATCCTTCGGTTCAGAATTCTACCCGGAAGCCCTATCCTATTTTCCACACATCGAGCACGGTGAAGCCAGCGAACATTTGATGTGGGTCGAAAAGACTCGCGCAGAAGTAAAAATGCCGCTTATAGCCAGCCTGAATGCCATCAGCTCCGGCACCTGGACGAAATACGCAAAGCAGCTCGAGGACACGGGGGTCGACGCCCTCGAATTGAACGTCTATTCGGTGGTGACCAACACGGATAAATCTGCCGCCGACGTGGAGAAGTCGCTTTACGAGATCGTGGAGGCCGTGCTGAGTGAAGTGAAAATCCCGGTGTCCGTCAAACTCAGCCCGTACTACACATCCACGGCCAACGTGGCGGCGCAGCTCGCCAAACGTGGAGTCAAGGGGCTCGTATTATTCAATCGCTTCCTGCAGCCGGACATCGACACCCAGAAGGAGGAGCTGACCAACGAAATGATATTCAGCAACCCCCAGGAGATGAAACTCCCGCTGCGCTGGGTGGCTATTCTCTACGAGCAGATCAAGGCCGACCTGGCTTTGAACACCGGCGTGCATTCAGGCCTGGACACCGCCAAAGCGATCCTCGCCGGCGCGTCCGTCGTTCAATCGGCCTCCGCACTCCTGGAGAATGGCATCCCCTACCTTTCCACAATGCTGCGAGAATTGGAAGGCTGGATGGACGAGCACGGCTATAATAAACTATCCGATTTCCGTGGGAAGCTGAGTCAAAGCGAAGTCGAAGATCCCTTCGCCTTCGAGCGCGCCCAATACGTAAAATTGCTCATGAGTCAGAAGTAG
- a CDS encoding ABC transporter ATP-binding protein, with amino-acid sequence MGKIIEVNEITKQYGSVQAVDGVTFHVEEGEIFGIVGPNGAGKTTTIECIEGIRRPDSGSVGLLGYVPWKDRLEVAERIGIQLQESALPLRIRVRESLDLFGALYEEHEDSQVLLDRLELADKAKAMFGKLSGGQKQRLFIALALVNRPQVVFFDELTTGLDPHARRSMWDLVRQIRDQGATVFLTTHFMEEAERLCDRVLIMDEGRIVALDTPEALIRSLGVERRLVFNVAEDWDSQSLVELPQVDRVEQIGERVVVYGSGERFVSSVVHGLETSGVDFRDLRTQDPTLEDVFLSMTGRRMREE; translated from the coding sequence ATGGGCAAGATCATCGAGGTGAACGAAATCACCAAACAATATGGTTCGGTCCAGGCCGTGGATGGTGTGACTTTCCACGTCGAAGAAGGCGAGATCTTTGGCATCGTCGGACCGAACGGCGCGGGAAAGACGACGACCATCGAGTGTATCGAAGGTATCCGTCGCCCCGATAGTGGATCGGTAGGTTTGCTAGGCTACGTGCCATGGAAGGACCGTCTGGAAGTGGCGGAGCGAATCGGGATCCAACTACAGGAATCGGCGCTCCCCTTGCGCATTCGGGTGCGGGAATCCCTGGACCTGTTCGGCGCACTTTACGAGGAGCATGAAGATTCACAAGTATTACTCGACCGTCTCGAACTGGCTGATAAAGCGAAGGCCATGTTCGGCAAGCTGTCGGGCGGCCAGAAGCAGCGATTGTTTATCGCCCTGGCGTTGGTGAACCGGCCGCAGGTCGTGTTTTTCGACGAGTTGACGACGGGCCTCGATCCCCACGCCCGGCGATCGATGTGGGATCTTGTGCGCCAGATTCGCGATCAGGGCGCTACCGTCTTTTTGACGACGCACTTCATGGAAGAGGCCGAACGTCTCTGCGATCGGGTGCTCATCATGGATGAAGGAAGGATCGTTGCCCTGGATACGCCCGAAGCGCTGATACGCTCATTGGGTGTGGAACGTCGTTTGGTGTTCAACGTTGCGGAGGATTGGGATTCACAATCGCTCGTGGAGTTACCCCAGGTCGATCGCGTGGAGCAAATCGGCGAGCGGGTTGTGGTCTATGGAAGCGGCGAACGCTTCGTAAGTTCGGTCGTCCACGGATTGGAGACATCCGGCGTCGATTTTCGCGATCTGCGCACGCAGGATCCGACGCTGGAAGACGTGTTTCTGTCCATGACCGGCCGGCGGATGCGGGAGGAATAA
- a CDS encoding transcriptional regulator, which produces MSMLNEIIHQPVRMRIMAALVALNPDGQLEFTHLRDVLSLTDGNLGAHLRKLEDAGYVALEKTFVARKPRTFVAATKKGRQAFDEHVEALEQIISGAEIEGENSP; this is translated from the coding sequence CAGCCGGTCCGGATGCGCATCATGGCCGCGCTGGTGGCGTTGAATCCGGATGGACAATTGGAATTCACCCATTTGCGTGACGTTCTCTCTCTGACGGACGGGAATTTGGGTGCGCATCTGCGCAAACTTGAGGACGCTGGATATGTTGCGTTGGAAAAAACGTTCGTGGCACGCAAACCGCGCACGTTCGTTGCTGCGACGAAGAAAGGGCGCCAGGCTTTCGACGAGCATGTTGAGGCTCTGGAACAGATCATCAGCGGCGCAGAAATCGAGGGTGAAAACAGCCCCTGA